Proteins from a genomic interval of Corvus moneduloides isolate bCorMon1 chromosome 6, bCorMon1.pri, whole genome shotgun sequence:
- the LOC116445756 gene encoding uncharacterized protein LOC116445756 isoform X3: MAARPEVASASTQDGGEGRKLHHRHTKDGGRVRCFLTFSIWRQGRPPPPGASIRLPERNADADASPALARRFLRRFPLCGHRLWGQRRLGQAGAFRQSNRRSGVLPAAILRRSNSHIGAVPVTSALLRRERQWRRARGAALPGRGHRGGCSGLGAKNIQNCHLTLTDSRNVFHSSCFGMGMAVGSSGRTREVPNPCEHKAESPGSCEGNRIFLGNFEGLGLDWWELSEKREGN, from the exons ATGGCGGCTCGACCGGAAGTggcttctgccagcacccaaGATGGCGGCGAAGGGCGGAAGTTGCATCACCGCCACACTAAAGATGGCGGCCGTGTACGCTGCTTTCTGACCTTCTCAATATGGCGGCAAGGAAGGCCCCCCCCCCCAGGTGCGTCTATTCGGCTGCCTGAACGCAACGCCGACGCCGACGCCAGCCCAGCGCTTGCACGCAGATTTCTGAGGCGTTTCCCGCTATGCGGACACCGACTGTGGGGTCAGCGGCGCCTGGGGCAGGCGGGAGCATTCAGGCAGTCGAATAGACGGAGCGGGGTCCTTCCGGCCGCCATCTTGAGAAGGTCGAATAGCCACATTGGTGCGGTCCCGGTGACTTCCGCCCTTCTTCGCCGGGAGCGGCAATGGCGGAGAGCCCGGGGAGCAGCgctgccgggccgggggcaCCGGGGCGGGTGCTCCGGGCTCGGAG CAAAGAACATCCAGAACTGCCACCTCACCCTcacggacagcaggaatgtcTTCCACAGCTCTTGTTTTGGAATGGGAATGGCtgttgggagctctggcaggaccag ggaagtCCCAAATCCGTGTGAGCACAAAGCAGAAtcccctgggagctgtgaaGGCAACAGGATATTTCTTGGGAATTTTGAAGGATTGG
- the LOC116445756 gene encoding uncharacterized protein LOC116445756 isoform X2 — protein sequence MAARPEVASASTQDGGEGRKLHHRHTKDGGRVRCFLTFSIWRQGRPPPPGASIRLPERNADADASPALARRFLRRFPLCGHRLWGQRRLGQAGAFRQSNRRSGVLPAAILRRSNSHIGAVPVTSALLRRERQWRRARGAALPGRGHRGGCSGLGAKNIQNCHLTLTDSRNVFHSSCFGMGMAVGSSGRTREVPNPCEHKAESPGSCEGNRIFLGNFEGLVLGLDWWELSEKREGN from the exons ATGGCGGCTCGACCGGAAGTggcttctgccagcacccaaGATGGCGGCGAAGGGCGGAAGTTGCATCACCGCCACACTAAAGATGGCGGCCGTGTACGCTGCTTTCTGACCTTCTCAATATGGCGGCAAGGAAGGCCCCCCCCCCCAGGTGCGTCTATTCGGCTGCCTGAACGCAACGCCGACGCCGACGCCAGCCCAGCGCTTGCACGCAGATTTCTGAGGCGTTTCCCGCTATGCGGACACCGACTGTGGGGTCAGCGGCGCCTGGGGCAGGCGGGAGCATTCAGGCAGTCGAATAGACGGAGCGGGGTCCTTCCGGCCGCCATCTTGAGAAGGTCGAATAGCCACATTGGTGCGGTCCCGGTGACTTCCGCCCTTCTTCGCCGGGAGCGGCAATGGCGGAGAGCCCGGGGAGCAGCgctgccgggccgggggcaCCGGGGCGGGTGCTCCGGGCTCGGAG CAAAGAACATCCAGAACTGCCACCTCACCCTcacggacagcaggaatgtcTTCCACAGCTCTTGTTTTGGAATGGGAATGGCtgttgggagctctggcaggaccag ggaagtCCCAAATCCGTGTGAGCACAAAGCAGAAtcccctgggagctgtgaaGGCAACAGGATATTTCTTGGGAATTTTGAAGGATTGG
- the LOC116445756 gene encoding uncharacterized protein LOC116445756 isoform X8, translating to MAARPEVASASTQDGGEGRKLHHRHTKDGGRVRCFLTFSIWRQGRPPPPGASIRLPERNADADASPALARRFLRRFPLCGHRLWGQRRLGQAGAFRQSNRRSGVLPAAILRRSNSHIGAVPVTSALLRRERQWRRARGAALPGRGHRGGCSGLGAKNIQNCHLTLTDSRNVFHSSCFGMGMAVGSSGRTR from the exons ATGGCGGCTCGACCGGAAGTggcttctgccagcacccaaGATGGCGGCGAAGGGCGGAAGTTGCATCACCGCCACACTAAAGATGGCGGCCGTGTACGCTGCTTTCTGACCTTCTCAATATGGCGGCAAGGAAGGCCCCCCCCCCCAGGTGCGTCTATTCGGCTGCCTGAACGCAACGCCGACGCCGACGCCAGCCCAGCGCTTGCACGCAGATTTCTGAGGCGTTTCCCGCTATGCGGACACCGACTGTGGGGTCAGCGGCGCCTGGGGCAGGCGGGAGCATTCAGGCAGTCGAATAGACGGAGCGGGGTCCTTCCGGCCGCCATCTTGAGAAGGTCGAATAGCCACATTGGTGCGGTCCCGGTGACTTCCGCCCTTCTTCGCCGGGAGCGGCAATGGCGGAGAGCCCGGGGAGCAGCgctgccgggccgggggcaCCGGGGCGGGTGCTCCGGGCTCGGAG CAAAGAACATCCAGAACTGCCACCTCACCCTcacggacagcaggaatgtcTTCCACAGCTCTTGTTTTGGAATGGGAATGGCtgttgggagctctggcaggaccag GTAA
- the LOC116445756 gene encoding uncharacterized protein LOC116445756 isoform X6 codes for MAARPEVASASTQDGGEGRKLHHRHTKDGGRVRCFLTFSIWRQGRPPPPGASIRLPERNADADASPALARRFLRRFPLCGHRLWGQRRLGQAGAFRQSNRRSGVLPAAILRRSNSHIGAVPVTSALLRRERQWRRARGAALPGRGHRGGCSGLGAKNIQNCHLTLTDSRNVFHSSCFGMGMAVGSSGRTSTVPGET; via the exons ATGGCGGCTCGACCGGAAGTggcttctgccagcacccaaGATGGCGGCGAAGGGCGGAAGTTGCATCACCGCCACACTAAAGATGGCGGCCGTGTACGCTGCTTTCTGACCTTCTCAATATGGCGGCAAGGAAGGCCCCCCCCCCCAGGTGCGTCTATTCGGCTGCCTGAACGCAACGCCGACGCCGACGCCAGCCCAGCGCTTGCACGCAGATTTCTGAGGCGTTTCCCGCTATGCGGACACCGACTGTGGGGTCAGCGGCGCCTGGGGCAGGCGGGAGCATTCAGGCAGTCGAATAGACGGAGCGGGGTCCTTCCGGCCGCCATCTTGAGAAGGTCGAATAGCCACATTGGTGCGGTCCCGGTGACTTCCGCCCTTCTTCGCCGGGAGCGGCAATGGCGGAGAGCCCGGGGAGCAGCgctgccgggccgggggcaCCGGGGCGGGTGCTCCGGGCTCGGAG CAAAGAACATCCAGAACTGCCACCTCACCCTcacggacagcaggaatgtcTTCCACAGCTCTTGTTTTGGAATGGGAATGGCtgttgggagctctggcaggaccag CACCGTTCCAGGGGAAACCTGA
- the LOC116445756 gene encoding uncharacterized protein LOC116445756 isoform X5 has product MAARPEVASASTQDGGEGRKLHHRHTKDGGRVRCFLTFSIWRQGRPPPPGASIRLPERNADADASPALARRFLRRFPLCGHRLWGQRRLGQAGAFRQSNRRSGVLPAAILRRSNSHIGAVPVTSALLRRERQWRRARGAALPGRGHRGGCSGLGAKNIQNCHLTLTDSRNVFHSSCFGMGMAVGSSGRTSSDIPEE; this is encoded by the exons ATGGCGGCTCGACCGGAAGTggcttctgccagcacccaaGATGGCGGCGAAGGGCGGAAGTTGCATCACCGCCACACTAAAGATGGCGGCCGTGTACGCTGCTTTCTGACCTTCTCAATATGGCGGCAAGGAAGGCCCCCCCCCCCAGGTGCGTCTATTCGGCTGCCTGAACGCAACGCCGACGCCGACGCCAGCCCAGCGCTTGCACGCAGATTTCTGAGGCGTTTCCCGCTATGCGGACACCGACTGTGGGGTCAGCGGCGCCTGGGGCAGGCGGGAGCATTCAGGCAGTCGAATAGACGGAGCGGGGTCCTTCCGGCCGCCATCTTGAGAAGGTCGAATAGCCACATTGGTGCGGTCCCGGTGACTTCCGCCCTTCTTCGCCGGGAGCGGCAATGGCGGAGAGCCCGGGGAGCAGCgctgccgggccgggggcaCCGGGGCGGGTGCTCCGGGCTCGGAG CAAAGAACATCCAGAACTGCCACCTCACCCTcacggacagcaggaatgtcTTCCACAGCTCTTGTTTTGGAATGGGAATGGCtgttgggagctctggcaggaccag
- the LOC116445756 gene encoding uncharacterized protein LOC116445756 isoform X7, whose product MAARPEVASASTQDGGEGRKLHHRHTKDGGRVRCFLTFSIWRQGRPPPPGASIRLPERNADADASPALARRFLRRFPLCGHRLWGQRRLGQAGAFRQSNRRSGVLPAAILRRSNSHIGAVPVTSALLRRERQWRRARGAALPGRGHRGGCSGLGAKNIQNCHLTLTDSRNVFHSSCFGMGMAVGSSGRTRPWF is encoded by the exons ATGGCGGCTCGACCGGAAGTggcttctgccagcacccaaGATGGCGGCGAAGGGCGGAAGTTGCATCACCGCCACACTAAAGATGGCGGCCGTGTACGCTGCTTTCTGACCTTCTCAATATGGCGGCAAGGAAGGCCCCCCCCCCCAGGTGCGTCTATTCGGCTGCCTGAACGCAACGCCGACGCCGACGCCAGCCCAGCGCTTGCACGCAGATTTCTGAGGCGTTTCCCGCTATGCGGACACCGACTGTGGGGTCAGCGGCGCCTGGGGCAGGCGGGAGCATTCAGGCAGTCGAATAGACGGAGCGGGGTCCTTCCGGCCGCCATCTTGAGAAGGTCGAATAGCCACATTGGTGCGGTCCCGGTGACTTCCGCCCTTCTTCGCCGGGAGCGGCAATGGCGGAGAGCCCGGGGAGCAGCgctgccgggccgggggcaCCGGGGCGGGTGCTCCGGGCTCGGAG CAAAGAACATCCAGAACTGCCACCTCACCCTcacggacagcaggaatgtcTTCCACAGCTCTTGTTTTGGAATGGGAATGGCtgttgggagctctggcaggaccag